CCGAGCTGCCGTCCGCGCCCGTGCAGACGATGATCAAGGAGGCGGCGGCGGTGTTCGCCGAGCACATGTCGGTGCGGCGGACGTTCTCCACCGGCGTCAGCCGCACCGTCCACTCCCCGGCCGCGCTGCCCGAGGCGTACGAGCAGGCCGTCAAGTCCGTCCGGGTGGGGCGGCAGCTGCACGGCGCCGGGGCCCGCGCCCACTTCGACCAGCTCGGCGTGTACCGGCTGCTCAGCCTGGTGTCGGACCCGGACGAGCTGCACGCGTTCGTCCGCGAGACCCTCGGTGACCTGGCGTCCGACGCCGAGCCGGAGCTGGTGGACCTGCGCCGCACCCTGCAGGTGCTGCTGGAGACCAACCTCAACGTCGCCGAGACCGCCCGCCGCCTCCACTTCCACTACAACACGCTGCGCTACCGCATAGGCAAACTGGAAAGGATGCTCGGCGCGTTCACCGAGGACGCCCATCTGCGACTCAACCTCACCCTCGCCCTTCACGTACTGCGCATGCGCGGTATCTGAGGGTAGCCGCATCGACCGGCGGTCGTCCGGGGGCCGCGCCGACGCGGCGCCCGGACGGCCCCGGTCCGTTCGCACGCCCTCCCACCTGGTAGATCTACCGTGCCGCACGGAGCGGCGACGCAGGAGCGGAGGGACCGATGAAGATCGGCTGGAAGCTGCACGGCGACGGGCGGACGCCGCCGCCGGGCGAGATCGTCCGTCCGGACGAACGGCTGTCGTGGCCGCGCACCGCCGGGATCGGCGCCCAGCACGTGGTGGCGATGTTCGGGGCGACGTTCGTGTTCCCCGTGCTGATGGGCCTCGACCCCAACCTCGCGATCATGATGTCCGGGGTCGCGACCGTCCTGTTCCTGCTGATCGTGCGCGGCAAGGTCCCGAGCTACCTCGGCAGCAGCGCCTCGTTCGTCGGGGTCGCCGCCGCGATCCGTGCGGGCGGCGGCGACAGCGCGACGGTCACCGGCGCGATCCTCGTCACCGGCGCCGCCCTGCTGGCGGTCGGCGTGGTCGTCCACCTGCTGGGCGGCGACGTCATCCACCGCATCTTCCCGCCCGCGGTGACCGGCGCGGTCGTCATGCTGATCGGGTTCAACCTGGCGCCGGTCGTCGCCGACACCTACTGGCCGCAGGACCAGTGGGTCGCCCTCGCCACGCTGTGCTTCGCCGTGCTGTGCACGGTCCTGCTGCGCGGTTTCTGGTCACGGATCGCGATCCTGCTGGCCCTCGTGTTCGGGTTCGCGCTCTCCTGGCTGCTGGACCTCGCCGGGCCCGTCACCTCGATCCTGCCCGGACAGAACCTCCTGGACGCGTCGGGCCGCCCCTGCACGTCCGAGGGCCCGTACTGCATCGCGACTGCGTTCGCGCACGACCGCGTCGACTTCGGCGGGGTGTCGTCCGCCGACTGGTTCGGGCTCCCGACGCTGCACGCGCCCGACTTCAAGACGTCCGCGATCCTCCTCG
The nucleotide sequence above comes from Actinomadura algeriensis. Encoded proteins:
- a CDS encoding uracil-xanthine permease family protein — encoded protein: MKIGWKLHGDGRTPPPGEIVRPDERLSWPRTAGIGAQHVVAMFGATFVFPVLMGLDPNLAIMMSGVATVLFLLIVRGKVPSYLGSSASFVGVAAAIRAGGGDSATVTGAILVTGAALLAVGVVVHLLGGDVIHRIFPPAVTGAVVMLIGFNLAPVVADTYWPQDQWVALATLCFAVLCTVLLRGFWSRIAILLALVFGFALSWLLDLAGPVTSILPGQNLLDASGRPCTSEGPYCIATAFAHDRVDFGGVSSADWFGLPTLHAPDFKTSAILLALPPVIALIAENTGHVKAVSAMTGDDLNPMLGRALAADGVGTTLASAVGGAPTTTYAENIGVMAATRIYSTAAYYVAALVAILFGLCPKFGALVAATPGGVLGGITVVLYGMIGLLGAKIWIENRVDFGDPVNLVPVAAALILAIGNVTLNVTDDFPLQGIALGTIAVLVGYHTLNAVRRPDDAGGGTIAPEETEIGGPVRRRPGRE